From Scleropages formosus chromosome 25, fSclFor1.1, whole genome shotgun sequence, a single genomic window includes:
- the LOC108921525 gene encoding nucleolin-like, which produces MVKVTKVTKAPLKAAARSARTCRKTAPDGGALIEKDEGLALMPGKKRKAESGDVSPAKKAKPETEDFSVFVGNLMSGNSQKEFRKAVLNLLSKHGLEVQDLVLNRVKRRAYVSLTCEEHLKKALDLNGLNVLGRELRVEKAKKDVFRSGKRESDQRTLFLREVPCSAKKEDLKEVFCQAVDIRIPKSLSDAPRGIAYLEFETEAVAEKVMAEKQGAEVKGCPVVLEWTGQKRALSQQTLVVKNLPSDVTKDTLKGTFEKAVAVRLPKIKGALRGFAFVDFGSSEDAKEAMERLNNTEINGSLIVIEMSSKARPGKENPDVDLKSLCVKGLSEKTTTKVLKEAFQGCISARVVMSKESSKRFGFVAFSNEKACRKAKRAMAHCEIDGSKVVLDYAMLTDKRGCRKTFGHKGEQGGDKELQQGKDFKAQGKTRRKKAKLDS; this is translated from the exons ATGGTAAAGGTAACCAAGGTAACCAAG gcccCCCTGAAAGCAGCGGCACGGAGCGCTAGAACCTGCAGGAAAACTGCTCCGGATGGAGGCGCTCTTATAGAGAAGGACGAAG ggtTGGCCTTGATGcctggaaagaagaggaaggcagaaTCAGGGGATGTTTCTCCTGCCAAAAAGGCTAAACCAGAGACTGAAG atttctctgtttttgttggCAACTTGATGTCAGGAAACAGCCAGAAAGAATTCCGAAAGGCTGTGCTGAACCTTTTGTCCAAACACGGCCTCGAAGTTCAGGATCTTGTGCTGAATCGCGTCAA GAGGCGTGCTTATGTGAGCTTAACTTGTGAGGAGCACCTAAAGAAAGCCCTTGATCTGAACGGGCTGAATGTCCTGGGTCGGGAACTGAGGGTGGAGAAAGCCAAGAAGGACGTGTTCCGGAGCGGTAAGCGAG AGAGCGACCAGCGCACCCTGTTTTTGAGGGAAGTTCCGTGCTCCGCTAAGAAGGAAGACCTGAAGGAAGTGTTCTGCCAAGCGGTGGACATCAGAATACCGAAAAGCCTGTCTGATGCTCCCAGGGG AATTGCCTATTTGGAATTTGAAACGGAGGCCGTTGCTGAGAAGGTCATGGCAGAGAAGCAGGGAGCCGAAGTCAAAGGTTGCCCTGTTGTCCTGGAGTGGACGGGGCAGAAAAGAG CCCTTTCTCAGCAGACCCTTGTGGTGAAAAACCTACCTTCCGATGTGACGAAGGACACCCTCAAGGGAACGTTTGAGAAAGCAGTTGCTGTCAGATTGCCGAAGATCAAGGGGGCATTGAGAGG ATTTGCCTTTGTGGATTTTGGGAGCAGCGAGGATGCCAAGGAAGCCATGGAGCGCTTGAACAACACGGAGATCAACGGCAGTTTGATCGTCATCGAGATGAGCTCCAAGGCTCGGCCTGGCAAAGAAAACCCTG ATGTGGACCTGAAGAGCCTCTGCGTCAAAGGTCTCTCGGAGAAAACAACAACGAAGGTCCTGAAAGAGGCCTTTCAGGGTTGTATCAGCGCAAGAGTTGTGATGAGCAAGGAATCGTCAAAAAG GTTTGGATTCGTGGCCTTTAGCAATGAGAAAGCTTGCCGGAAAGCCAAGAGAGCCATGGCTCATTGCGAGATTGATGGCAGCAAGGTGGTCCTGGACTACGCCATGCTCACAGACAAAAGGGGCTGCCGTAAGACTTTTGGTCATAAAGGTGAACAAGGTGGAGATAAAGAGCTGCAACAGG GTAAAGATTTCAAAGCTCAAGGCAAGACACGAAGGAAGAAGGCAAAGTTGGACAGCTGA
- the LOC114909513 gene encoding C-type natriuretic peptide 4-like — MNATRVIVCGLLMSLLSLSLEAKPLSAAQQKALRNLLGDELSEYLATDERDRERERTLEHLRSRLLRDLRLQPRAKSATSRAQGDQPAPKKPKAGNKKGGSPSRNGCFGHKMDRIGTLSGMGC, encoded by the exons ATGAATGCCACGCGTGTCATCGTGTGTGGACTATTGATGAGCCTCCTTTCTTTGAGCCTCGAGGCCAAACCTCTGAGCGCCGCGCAGCAGAAG GCCCTCAGGAATCTGCTGGGCGACGAGCTCTCCGAGTACCTGGCGACGGACGAACGGGATCGCGAGCGCGAGCGGACCCTGGAGCACCTGCGCTCGCGCCTGCTGCGCGACCTGCGTCTGCAGCCGCGCGCCAAGAGCGCCACGTCGCGCGCCCAGGGCGATCAGCCCGCGCCCAAGAAGCCGAAAGCGGGCAACAAGAAGGGGGGGTCCCCGTCCCGGAACGGCTGCTTCGGACACAAGATGGACCGGATAGGGACCCTGAGCGGCATGGGCTGTTAG